One Maniola jurtina chromosome 24, ilManJurt1.1, whole genome shotgun sequence DNA window includes the following coding sequences:
- the LOC123877553 gene encoding neuropeptide F receptor: protein MPFYDDMGEDPSLNFTYQLNLTSLIEASRGVENPNVLLEKFSQNRKVDEPTRALLLTFYGILVVIGAVGNALVVISVVRKPAMRTARNMFIVNLAVSDALVCCVGTPLTLMELLTKHWPLPSWPSLCKACGAIQAISIFVSTISITAIALDRYQLIVYPTRPGLQTMGALVTMFFIWVTAFILASPLYIFRSLKTHTVGILGFDKIHFCIEDWPYEKGRASYSVFSLIFQYVVPVLVVVMAHVQIHRRLRGRRRTTRKTPAILVAIAVTYVISWLPLNVFNLVADFSTQPILEEQPLTITYAICHMFGMSSAVSNPLLYGWLNDNFRKEFEEILCCCRIKGPLKKNMRTNNRKMETELTALAQLEHTVTTNTKTSQCSQIF from the exons GGGGAGGACCCCAGTCTTAACTTCACTTACCAACTGAACCTCACATCGCTGATCGAGGCGTCCCGGGGAGTGGAGAATCCTAATGTACTCTTGGAGAAGTTCTCACAGAACAGAAAAGTCGATGAGCCGACGAGAGCCTTACTTCTCACCTTTTATGGAATCCTGGTAGTCATCGGCGCAGTTGGAAATGCATTGGTGGTCAtttct GTGGTCAGAAAACCAGCAATGAGAACAGCACGGAACATGTTCATAGTCAACCTCGCTGTGTCCGACGCGCTGGTCTGTTGCGTTGGCACCCCACTCACCTTGATGGAGCTTTTGACCAAACATTGGCCATTGCCGTCTTGGCCAAGCCTGTGCAAAGCATGCGGCGCTATCCAGGCTATATCAATATTCGTGTCAACTATTTCCATCACCGCGATTGCTTTGGATCGATATCAG tTGATCGTGTACCCAACGCGCCCTGGATTGCAAACAATGGGAGCACTAGTCACAATGTTCTTCATATGGGTCACGGCATTCATCCTTGCATCACCCCTCTACATATTTAGAAGCTTAAAAACCCATACAGTTGGTATATTAGGCTTCGACAAGATACATTTCTGTATCGAAGACTGGCCGTATGAAAAAGGACGGGCCAGCTATTCTGTATTTAGTCTAATATTCCAATATGTTGTGCCAGTTTTAGTCGTCGTGATGGCACATGTGCAAATCCACAGAAGATTACGTGGAAGGAGAAGGACTACTAGAAAAACACCTGCAATTCTTGTAGCTATAGCTGTTACTTATGTAATAAGTTGGCTGCCATTGAACGTGTTCAACTTGGTAGCTGATTTCAGTACGCAACCTATTCTGGAAGAGCAACCATTGACAATAACGTATGCGATTTGCCACATGTTTGGAATGTCCAGCGCTGTATCCAATCCATTACTTTACGGGTGGCTGAACGACAATTTTAGGAAGGAGTTCGAAGAGATCCTTTGCTGCTGCAGGATCAAAGGGCCATTGAAGAAGAACATGAGGACTAATAACAGAAAAATGGAAACGGAGCTGACCGCGTTAGCTCAGTTGGAACACACGGTTACTACGAATACAAAAACGTCACAATGCTCGCAAATTTTCTGA